DNA sequence from the Armigeres subalbatus isolate Guangzhou_Male chromosome 1, GZ_Asu_2, whole genome shotgun sequence genome:
AAGGAAAATGTTTATACATAGACACTGAGGGTACATTCCGACCGGAGCGGTTGCTTGCGGTAGCCGAGCGGTACAAGCTAGTCGGTAAAGACGTGCTCGATAATGTGGTCTACGCGCGAGCCTTCAATTCCGACCATCAGATGAAACTCTTAGTCCAAGCTTCGGCTATGATGGTTGAATCTCGCTACGCTTTGCTGATCGTAGATAGCGCGACGGCACTCTTCCGGACAGATTACAGTGGTCGGGGTGAGTTGAACGCTCGACAGGTTCAATTGGGAAAGTTCTTGCGAATGTTGCTTCGATTGGCGGATGAGTTTGGAGTGGCGGTTGTTATAACGAACCAAGTTGTTGCACAGGTGGACGCGGCAGCTATGTTTACGCCAGATCCGAAAAAACCTATTGGAGGTCACATATTGGCGCATGCCTCAACGACGCGCTTGTATCTGAGGAAGGGTAGAGGTGAGACACGAATATGTAAGATTTATGATTCGCCATGTTTACCTGAGAGTGAGGCCATGTATGCAATCAATGCGGATGGAATTGGAGACGTGAAGGAGTGATTCTGGAGAATAAGGTGAGGTTTGAAGATTGAGCAAATCAACTCTGCTGTACGAATTGGTTACAATCaaatttgtttcttgttttataCGTTGAATTACATGTTCTGTATAGAACTACATTTTCCATTAACTGAGTTTTGTTATAAGATATTACCGCTTTAAGATATGTTTCTCTTGTTTATAGTCACAGTCAtaattattttttactttttcattAAGGATTTGATAATGGAAtgacttttttatatttttatacctaTAAGATGTTCACCTAATTAGCATAACGACCATTTGACATACCGTGTTGGGTACCTAATGGCCATTTGTCATAATGTTTCGCAAAATATTCACAATATATCAGGACCATCAGATTCTGAGGTTTCGTAaacgactcttctcacgtcattcgagcaatctcacgtcactccactcgtagaataagcccaaatgcgttctttgaaagaaggaatcatctgCCTTATTCCAGACAAGCATATGCTTCTGAAGCAGGAATGGTCTATTTTGTCAAAGAGTCATATATTCATTTGTTATATGTGATATCTCTGTTTGGTCTAGGCCCTACGTATTCTAACCATTCTCCAACCGAATGCCGAATGGCCTTACGTTACCCAACACATTGAGAGACACAACACTCATATTGTGTAATCGAGTAGATTTTATAAGTAGATAAGATCTTTAATGGCACTACATGTCTTGTGACATGATAAGCTCTTACTCACTTTTAGTAGTAGGAATCCCTTAAATAACGAATTTCATTGAACTCTACCTCTACTTTTAAAGGCTTAATGACAAAAAATACATACAATTTGTCAGTATAATAATAATCTACAACAGTTTTtttgtgcggtaagacgcacggctacaaagcaagaccatgctgagggtggctgggttcgattcccggtgccggttgaggcaattttcggattggaaattgtctcgactttcctgggcataaaagtatcatcgtgttagcctcacgaatgcaaaaatggtaacctggcttagaaacctcgcagttaataactgtggaagtgcttaactgccgctaaccgcaagtcagacttatctgtatatggacgccatatccagataagtctgacttgcggttagcggcagttaatgaacactaagcggcgaggcggctctgtcccagtgtggggatgtaatgccaataagaagaagattttttgtaaataatacaaatttttCGTGCATCACGTCTATTTATTTGTGACAATCGTTTTCTATTGGCTAAAATAATTTAATGTGTTTTCATCTCTTCCATAACGGCAACATCGATATACTTCATACAAGCGTGCGTAACATACGAATACAGGTGGTCTTCCAGATTGTTTCTTCTAAAATATCTTTCTCCTAGCTGCGGTGTACCTTTCCATGTAAGCGTCGTATCCTTCTAGCTCGGCGAATGCTTTGGAACTGAATAGATTACCGTCCACGGAAAGGTTACAGATCTGTGAATCTTTCATAATCTTTGATAGCGCTGGCGTAGCTTgcaaacaattttcttctatCCGGAATGTTTTCAATTTGGGACATTGGGCAATGTTTTCCGACACATCTGAAATTTGGTTTTGATTGACGTTCAATTCTGTGACCTGCAGGCTGCCTACGGCGTGCGGAATGGATGTAATTTTATTTCGGGACAAATCCAACAGGTCCAGCTgcttcaaaccacaaaccattgtAGGGAACTCGTTGATTTGATTGTTACTGAGGTGTAGTTGCT
Encoded proteins:
- the LOC134206210 gene encoding DNA repair protein RAD51 homolog 1, encoding MAQQMEKNVASAVTEDQEEDDCGPLLIGKLEGNGITAGDIKKLAEAGFHTVEAVAFAPIKHLVAIKGISEAKAEKVLLEATKLVPMGFTTATEYHQKRSEIIQLTTGSKELDKLLGGGIETGSITELFGEFRTGKTQICHTLAVTCQLPVSQNGGEGKCLYIDTEGTFRPERLLAVAERYKLVGKDVLDNVVYARAFNSDHQMKLLVQASAMMVESRYALLIVDSATALFRTDYSGRGELNARQVQLGKFLRMLLRLADEFGVAVVITNQVVAQVDAAAMFTPDPKKPIGGHILAHASTTRLYLRKGRGETRICKIYDSPCLPESEAMYAINADGIGDVKE
- the LOC134206218 gene encoding leucine-rich repeat-containing protein 57; this encodes MGNKQVKQHFETAQKTGVLKISQMRLDEFPSALKAFPNVLKTLDLSENRFSELPTDLGKFTILKHLNVAGNRLSSIPEVIGVLVKLETVNAMNNLIVRIPQELSQCKNLKQLHLSNNQINEFPTMVCGLKQLDLLDLSRNKITSIPHAVGSLQVTELNVNQNQISDVSENIAQCPKLKTFRIEENCLQATPALSKIMKDSQICNLSVDGNLFSSKAFAELEGYDAYMERYTAARRKIF